The following are from one region of the Nicotiana tomentosiformis chromosome 7, ASM39032v3, whole genome shotgun sequence genome:
- the LOC104090750 gene encoding NAC transcription factor 56-like, protein MESTDSSSGSHQQPQLPPGFRFHPTDEELVVHYLKKRVASVPLPVAIIAEVDLYKFDPWELPAKATFGEQEWYFFSPRDRKYPNGARPNRAATSGYWKATGTDKPVLTAGGTQKVGVKKALVFYGGKPPKGVKTNWIMHEYRLADNKANNKPPGCDVANKKSLRLDDWVLCRIYKKNNTQRPIDHERDDLNDIIGATCIPNNSMSMPNPFGQQKSSNYTTLLETHDQNIYDQGMQFSSKSSSQLPVNVLSTSASVLPSKRSLTGLYWNEEATANDNSQSTKRFLTENINNLDDGLSMNLRSDHEQNGSIASLLSQLPQTPSLHQQQQQILQGSLSDGVFRQPYSGINWYS, encoded by the exons ATGGAGAGTACAGATTCATCAAGCGGCTCTCATCAGCAGCCTCAGCTTCCCCCTGGCTTCCGTTTTCACCCCACAGATGAAGAACTCGTCGTTCACTACCTCAAGAAGAGAGTTGCTTCTGTTCCTCTTCCCGTTGCTATTATCGCTGAAGTTGATCTTTACAAATTTGATCCCTGGGAACTCCCTG CTAAGGCGACGTTTGGAGAACAAGAATGGTATTTTTTCAGTCCAAGGGATAGGAAGTATCCAAATGGAGCGAGGCCAAACAGAGCGGCAACTTCTGGTTATTGGAAAGCTACCGGAACAGATAAGCCGGTGCTCACCGCCGGTGGAACTCAAAAAGTGGGTGTCAAAAAAGCACTGGTTTTCTATGGAGGTAAACCTCCTAAAGGGGTGAAAACGAATTGGATCATGCATGAATATAGACTTGCTGATAATAAAGCAAATAACAAGCCCCCTGGTTGTGACGTTGCCAATAAAAAATCCTTAAGG CTAGATGATTGGGTTTTATGTAGGATTTACAAGAAGAACAATACTCAGAGGCCAATAGATCACGAGAGGGACGATTTAAATGATATAATTGGAGCAACATGCATACCAAATAACTCAATGTCAATGCCCAACCCATTTGGTCAACAAAAATCTTCCAACTATACTACATTGCTCGAAACTCATGACCAGAATATATATGATCAAGGTATGCAATTTTCTTCAAAGTCGTCGTCACAACTTCCAGTTAATGTACTCAGTACAAGCGCGAGTGTACTCCCTTCAAAGCGGTCGCTAACTGGTTTATATTGGAACGAAGAAGCAACGGCTAATGACAACTCCCAATCCACAAAAAGATTTTTAACAGAGAATATTAATAACTTGGACGATGGTTTAAGCATGAATCTGAGATCAGATCATGAACAGAATGGCTCTATTGCAAGTCTTTTGAGTCAACTTCCTCAAACTCCGTCacttcatcaacaacaacaacaaattctGCAAGGGTCACTTAGCGATGGCGTTTTTCGACAACCTTATTCAGGGATAAACTGGTACTCTTAA
- the LOC104090749 gene encoding uncharacterized protein: MSTINGLTSPQPFLSLPKPKPNPSYSHFKPLKPRILSKGLKQQNQQLRDWAVVSSVANETDLIPVQSNDTTDQQSGVVIGLEREPEGGDMDLVNQVVGGFGNEGRLSFEGAAGGFRSSSSGSNGKSEQEDMDRVIDRAINATIVLAAGSFAITKLLTIDHDYWHGWTIYEILRYAPQHNWIAYEEALKRNPVLAKMVISGVVYSLGDWIAQCYEGKPLFDFDRARMLRSGLVGFTLHGSLSHYYYQICEALFPFQDWWVVPVKVAFDQTVWSAIWNSIYYTVLGILRFESPLTIFSELKATFWPMLTAGWKLWPFAHLITYGVVPVEQRLLWVDCVELIWVTILSTYSNEKSEARVSEASVEAEMQPPSIGPPQE; the protein is encoded by the exons ATGTCGACCATCAATGGCTTGACCTCACCACAGCCTTTTCTCTCTCTACCAAAGCCCAAACCAAACCCCTCTTATTCCCACTTCAAGCCTTTGAAGCCAAGAATCTTATCCAAAGGCCTCAAACAGCAGAATCAGCAGCTAAGAGATTGGGCCGTCGTGAGCTCGGTGGCCAACGAAACCGACCTGATTCCAGTCCAAAGCAACGACACTACGGACCAGCAAAGCGGCGTCGTAATTGGGTTGGAAAGAGAACCGGAAGGTGGAGATATGGATTTAGTAAATCAGGTAGTGGGTGGGTTTGGAAATGAAGGGAGATTATCATTTGAAGGTGCTGCTGGTGGGTTTCGTTCTTCTTCAAGTGGGTCTAATGGAAAATCAGAACAAGAGGATATGGACAGAGTCATTGATAGAGCTATTAATGCAACTATTGTTTTAGCTGCTGGAAGTTTTGCCATCACTAAATTGCTCACTATTGACCATGATTACTGGCAC GGATGGACCATATATGAGATATTGAGATATGCACCTCAGCACAACTGGATTGCGTATGAGGAAGCCCTTAAAAGAAACCCAGTTTTGGCTAAAATGGTGATCAGTGGAGTGGTTTACTCTCTTGGGGATTGGATCGCACAG TGCTATGAAGGAAAGCCTCTTTTTGACTTTGATCGTGCACGTATGTTGAGATCTGGCTTAGTTGGATTCACTCTTCATGGATCGCTCTCTCATTATTATTATCAGATCTGTGAG GCACTTTTTCCTTTCCAAGATTGGTGGGTGGTTCCTGTCAAGGTTGCCTTTGATCAGACTGTTTGGTCAGCAATTTGGAACAGCATTTACTACACAGTTTTGGGCATTTTGCGTTTTGAATCCCCTCTCACCATTTTCAGTGAATTGAAGGCTACATTCTGGCCAATGTTGACT GCAGGTTGGAAGCTGTGGCCATTTGCTCATCTTATTACATATGGAGTAGTCCCGGTTGAACAAAGGCTTCTTTGGGTCGACTGTGTAGAACTTATTTGGGTTACAATACTCTCAAC TTATTCAAATGAGAAATCAGAAGCTAGAGTCTCAGAGGCATCAGTGGAAGCAGAAATGCAACCTCCCTCAATAGGTCCACCACAG GAGTAA